The following coding sequences lie in one Saccharopolyspora hordei genomic window:
- a CDS encoding IclR family transcriptional regulator domain-containing protein, whose product MPQGGQPTLITSVQRALRLLEAVSEESGGTTAKNLSRRTGIALPTTYHLLRTLVHEGYLEKLDDGAFILGDQVAELHTAARGQGLRSRVRSVMVDLRDALNAAVYLAHYREGEVVVTDIVDSPRTPRVDTWADFRETAHATAIGKCLLSGLSRDERLDHFDRYPPADLTPRTITRIHDLIDGPDHPVVTDSEEYSLGTACMAAPVSGAGVPTTLAISFPARKLTAHASFGTPLRTAADEIARTFAVAGGPHAAE is encoded by the coding sequence GTGCCACAGGGCGGGCAACCAACGCTGATCACGTCGGTGCAGCGCGCGCTGCGGTTGCTGGAGGCGGTCAGCGAGGAGTCGGGCGGCACCACGGCGAAGAACCTGTCCCGGCGGACCGGGATCGCGCTGCCCACCACGTACCACCTGCTGCGCACCCTGGTCCACGAGGGCTACCTGGAGAAGCTCGACGACGGCGCCTTCATCCTCGGTGACCAGGTGGCCGAGCTGCACACCGCGGCGCGGGGCCAGGGCCTGCGCAGCCGGGTCCGCTCGGTGATGGTCGACCTGCGCGACGCCCTGAACGCGGCGGTCTACCTGGCCCACTACCGCGAGGGCGAGGTGGTGGTCACCGACATCGTCGACAGCCCGCGCACCCCGCGGGTGGACACCTGGGCCGACTTCCGGGAGACCGCGCACGCCACGGCGATCGGCAAGTGCCTGCTCTCCGGGCTCAGCCGGGACGAACGCCTGGACCACTTCGACCGCTACCCGCCCGCGGACCTCACCCCGCGCACGATCACCCGGATCCACGACCTGATCGACGGTCCAGACCACCCGGTGGTCACCGACTCCGAGGAGTACTCGCTGGGCACGGCCTGCATGGCCGCGCCGGTCTCGGGTGCCGGAGTGCCGACGACGCTGGCGATCTCGTTCCCGGCGCGCAAGCTCACCGCCCACGCGTCCTTCGGGACGCCGCTGCGCACCGCCGCCGACGAGATCGCCCGGACGTTCGCGGTCGCCGGCGGTCCTCACGCGGCCGAGTGA
- a CDS encoding RNA polymerase sigma factor, whose amino-acid sequence MRAGDDGSLLEAVRSGAADAFAELYARHCTAARTMAKQVASTPADVDDLVAEAFANVLDVLRRGGGPDTAFRAYLLTTIRNLATAVNSRDRRVYLAAELDTLQVDEALPFVDPAVAELDRAMVRQAFMRLPRRWRHVLWYVEVEKRTPAEVGERFGISRNSAAALAYRARKGLREAYEQVCRGEATQRRPAAPGRLLTAA is encoded by the coding sequence ATGCGCGCGGGCGACGACGGGTCTCTGCTGGAAGCGGTCCGGTCCGGGGCCGCTGACGCGTTCGCCGAACTCTACGCCCGGCACTGCACGGCGGCGCGCACGATGGCCAAGCAGGTGGCGTCGACTCCGGCCGATGTGGACGACCTGGTGGCCGAGGCGTTCGCCAACGTCCTCGACGTGCTCCGGCGCGGTGGTGGGCCGGACACCGCGTTCCGCGCCTACCTGCTCACCACGATCCGGAACCTCGCGACCGCGGTGAACAGCCGTGACCGCCGCGTGTACCTGGCCGCCGAGCTGGACACCTTGCAGGTCGACGAAGCCCTCCCGTTCGTCGACCCGGCGGTGGCGGAGCTGGACCGGGCCATGGTCCGGCAGGCCTTCATGCGGCTGCCGCGGCGCTGGCGCCACGTGCTCTGGTACGTGGAGGTCGAGAAGCGGACCCCGGCGGAGGTGGGCGAGCGCTTCGGCATCAGCCGCAACAGCGCGGCGGCGCTGGCCTACCGGGCCCGGAAGGGGCTGCGCGAGGCCTACGAGCAGGTGTGCCGGGGCGAGGCGACCCAGCGTCGCCCGGCCGCCCCCGGCCGCCTCCTCACCGCGGCCTGA